In Glandiceps talaboti chromosome 4, keGlaTala1.1, whole genome shotgun sequence, a single window of DNA contains:
- the LOC144434694 gene encoding uncharacterized protein LOC144434694 gives MMCTTLKVIAVLLVGVSLEMTGAAASTVTETSVNLYNCWDYEIHCGKKTFDEAKNECESIQNDFGTGHLAVIQSEVLLNGIKETVTTAGLNTKKCNQFGFWIAYTDPDQTVDEYKHTSEDFKWLYDSCTFFERWEKGQPNDNKKKYDHSGQNCVQLWYRTNKKGKVLGEGYFDDEYCREKKGYVCQVPAGCGPIK, from the exons ATGATGTGCACTACTCTGAAGGTGATAGCCGTCCTGTTGGTAGGTGTATCTCTAGAGATGACAGGGGCAGCCGCCAGCACGGTGACGGAAA CAAGTGTTAACTTGTACAATTGTTGGGACTACGAAATACACTGTGGCAAGAAGACGTTCGATGAAGCAAAGAACGAGTGTGAAAGTATTCAAAATGACTTTGGTACAGGTCATCTTGCTGTCATACAAAGTGAAGTCCTCCTTAATGGAATTAAAGAGACTGTGACCACTGCAGGATTGAATACCAAGAAGTGCAACCAGTTTGGTTTCTGGATTGCATATACAGATCCAGACCAAACTGTAGATGAGTATAAACATACATCAGAAGACTTCAAGTGGCTGTATGATTCATGTACTTTTTTCGAGCGATGGGAAAAGGGCCAACCAAATGACAACAAGAAGAAGTATGACCACTCAGGCCAGAACTGTGTACAGTTGTG gtATAGAACAAACAAGAAGGGCAAAGTTCTTGGTGAAGGGTATTTTGATGACGAGTACTGTAGGGAGAAGAAGGGATACGTCTGTCAAGTACCA